Proteins from a genomic interval of Kitasatospora kifunensis:
- a CDS encoding DHH family phosphoesterase, with product MAGEPAAAGSARAFSTPTVEDALAVLPAPREESPLDFEREWRRIVALVERCPTIDLICHITPDGDALGSALAAGLGLRALGHRVRVSFGDDPQIIAESLSFLPGQELIVPAAEVPDRPELVLCFDVASEGRLGLLREKAFAARHLVVLDHHASNPGFGSHRIIDPSAPATAVLVDELLRRLGVRLDQEIATCLYTGVATDTGSFKYAGTTPATHELAGRLLATGIRQDLISRQLWDTTSFGYLKVLAAALERAVYEPQAAGGLGLVWTWVPYQDLALFSVPVEEIEGLIDVLRKPAEAEVALVLKQDPDGTLRGSCRAKGAVDVAAVCGELGGGGHAFAAGFSQRGDALSVVARFRAALGRAVH from the coding sequence ATGGCAGGTGAGCCGGCGGCGGCCGGTTCGGCGAGGGCGTTCTCCACCCCCACGGTGGAGGACGCCCTCGCGGTGCTTCCGGCACCTCGCGAGGAGTCACCGCTCGATTTCGAGCGGGAGTGGCGGCGGATCGTGGCGCTCGTCGAGCGATGCCCGACGATCGACCTGATCTGCCACATCACCCCCGACGGCGACGCGCTCGGCTCGGCCCTGGCGGCCGGGCTCGGCCTGCGCGCACTGGGGCACCGGGTGCGGGTCTCCTTCGGGGACGACCCGCAGATCATCGCTGAGTCGCTCTCCTTCCTTCCCGGGCAGGAGCTGATCGTGCCGGCCGCCGAGGTGCCGGACCGCCCGGAGCTGGTGCTCTGCTTCGACGTCGCCTCCGAGGGGCGGCTCGGGCTGCTGCGGGAGAAGGCGTTCGCCGCCCGGCACCTGGTGGTGCTGGACCACCACGCCTCCAATCCGGGGTTCGGCAGCCACCGGATCATCGACCCGAGTGCGCCGGCCACCGCGGTGCTGGTCGACGAGCTGCTGCGGCGGCTCGGGGTGCGGCTCGACCAGGAGATCGCCACCTGCCTGTACACCGGGGTGGCGACCGACACCGGCTCGTTCAAGTACGCCGGCACCACGCCGGCCACCCATGAGCTGGCCGGGCGGCTGCTGGCCACCGGGATCCGGCAGGACCTGATCTCCCGCCAGCTCTGGGACACCACCTCGTTCGGCTACCTCAAGGTGCTCGCCGCCGCGCTGGAGCGTGCGGTCTACGAGCCGCAGGCCGCGGGCGGCCTGGGGCTGGTGTGGACCTGGGTGCCCTACCAGGACCTGGCGCTGTTCAGCGTGCCGGTGGAGGAGATCGAAGGCCTGATCGACGTGTTGCGCAAGCCTGCCGAGGCGGAGGTGGCGCTGGTGCTCAAGCAGGACCCGGACGGGACGCTGCGCGGCTCCTGCCGGGCCAAGGGCGCCGTCGACGTCGCCGCCGTCTGCGGCGAGCTCGGTGGCGGCGGGCACGCGTTCGCGGCCGGCTTCTCGCAGCGGGGGGACGCGCTGAGCGTGGTGGCCCGGTTCCGAGCGGCGCTGGGGCGGGCGGTGCACTGA
- the rbfA gene encoding 30S ribosome-binding factor RbfA: MTDKARARKLADRIQVVVAQTLERRVKDPRLGFVTITDTRVTGDLREATVFYTVYGDETEREATAAALESAKGVLRSEVGKQTGVRFTPSLTFVADALPDTARTIDDLLDKVRSSDAAVRTAAAGAQYAGEADPYKRPAEDDDADEDE, translated from the coding sequence GTGACCGACAAGGCAAGGGCTCGCAAGCTCGCCGACCGCATCCAGGTGGTCGTCGCCCAGACCCTGGAGCGGCGGGTCAAGGACCCCCGCCTGGGCTTCGTGACCATCACTGACACCCGCGTCACCGGCGACCTGCGGGAGGCCACCGTCTTCTACACGGTCTACGGTGACGAGACCGAGCGGGAGGCGACCGCAGCCGCGCTGGAGAGTGCCAAGGGCGTGCTCCGCTCCGAGGTCGGCAAGCAGACCGGGGTGCGCTTCACCCCGTCGCTGACCTTCGTCGCGGACGCGCTGCCGGACACCGCACGCACCATCGACGACCTGCTGGACAAGGTCCGCAGTTCCGACGCGGCGGTACGCACCGCGGCGGCCGGTGCGCAGTACGCCGGTGAGGCCGACCCGTACAAGCGGCCCGCCGAGGACGACGACGCGGACGAGGACGAGTAG
- a CDS encoding DUF503 domain-containing protein, which translates to MFVGTLTFDLLLGDVHSLKEKRSIVRPIVAELQRKYSVCAAEVGNQDLHRRAEIGLAVVSGEHRFVTEILDSCERLVAGRPEVQLLAARRRYYGDDDD; encoded by the coding sequence ATGTTCGTGGGAACACTCACCTTCGACCTGCTTCTCGGCGACGTTCACTCGCTCAAGGAGAAGCGCTCGATCGTGCGGCCCATCGTGGCCGAACTGCAGCGCAAGTACAGCGTCTGCGCCGCGGAAGTCGGAAACCAGGATCTGCACCGCCGGGCCGAGATCGGCCTGGCGGTGGTCTCCGGCGAGCACCGCTTTGTCACCGAGATCCTGGACAGTTGCGAGCGGCTGGTCGCCGGCCGCCCCGAGGTGCAGTTGCTCGCTGCCCGCAGGCGTTACTACGGCGACGACGATGATTGA